The Prionailurus bengalensis isolate Pbe53 chromosome D2, Fcat_Pben_1.1_paternal_pri, whole genome shotgun sequence genome window below encodes:
- the LOC122492686 gene encoding LOW QUALITY PROTEIN: zinc finger protein 33B-like (The sequence of the model RefSeq protein was modified relative to this genomic sequence to represent the inferred CDS: inserted 1 base in 1 codon; deleted 2 bases in 2 codons): protein MNKSQTEQKSQGSVSFKDVTVGFTQEEWQCLDSSQRSLYRDVMLENYSHLVSVGSCATKPEVIFRLEQGEEPWISEEEFPSQSLPEVWETDHKKGRRQENQRKPMWEVAFISKKTPTRERGNVIGKPFNLDTNSFPSRESLCQCDSYGVSFSCISELCIYMKNYLGKKTDEFNDCGKLLLSIEHEKTPTSEKSEFFKHGETFSQDEDPVDHEKIQSVDQTFEYXIYQETFPEKATLSTYKREITEENHSECVEYGRTFFPNSSFLLHHMNASEENHCGLGTCGKSLCVTSTLLKPHGARMKPSECSESGDHFRGDLCLPQLQTNHKGEKHFECNECGKAFWEKSHLTRHQRIHTGEKRFQCDECGKTFWEKSDLTKHQRSHTGEKPYVCNECGKAFSHKSALTLHQRTHTGEKPYQCSACGKTFYQKSDLTKHQRTHTGLKPYECYECGKSFCMNSHLTVHQRTHTGEKPFECPDCGKSFCQKSHLTQHQRTHVGDKPYKCNACGKTFYHKSVLTRHQIIHTGLKPYECYECGKTFCLKSDLTVHQRTHTGEKPFVCPECGKFFSHKSTLSQHYRTHTGEKPFECHECGKIFYNKSYLTKHNRTHTGEKPYECNECGKTFCQKSQLTQHQRIHIGEKPYECNECGKAFCHKSALIVHQRTHREEKPYKCNECGKSFCVKSGLTLHQRKHTGEKPYECNECGKSFSHKSSLTVHYRAHTGEKSCQCNECGKIFYRKSDLAKHQRSHTGEKPYECNTCGKTFSQKSNLIVHQRTHTGENLMIAVGVRNVELWFSSRYASENARCRRSNVDVLNVENLHPQTGLILPRSRL from the exons ACTGAACAGAAATCCCAGGGATCAGTATCATTTAAGGATGTGACCGTGGGCTTCACCCAGGAGGAGTGGCAGTGCTTGGACTCAAGTCAGAGGTCCCTGTACAGGgacgtgatgctggagaactacaGCCACCTTGTCTCAGTGG GGTCCTGTGCTACCAAACCAGAGGTGATCTTCAGGCTGGAGCAAGGAGAGGAGCCATGGATATCGGAGGAAGAATTCCCAAGCCAGAGCCTCCCAG AAGTCTGGGAAACTGAtcacaagaaaggaaggaggcaagaaaaCCAGCGCAAACCTATGTGGGAAGTTGCATTCATCAGTAAGAAAACGCCGACCAGGGAACGAGGTAATGTAATAGGAAAACCATTTAACCTGGACACAAATTCGTTTCCTTCCAGAGAAAGCCTCTGTCAGTGTGACTCATATGGAGTGAGTTTCAGCTGTATTTCTGAATTGTGTATCTATATGAAAAACTATTTAGGAAAAAAGACTGATGAATTTAATGACTGTGGAAAATTACTACTCAGTATTGAACACGAGAAAACTCCTACTAGCgagaaaagtgaattttttaaacatgggGAAACTTTCAGTCAGGATGAGGACCCTGTTGATCATGAGAAGATTCAAAGTGTAGATCAAACAtttgaat acatatatcaagAAACCTTCCCCGAAAAGGCAACTTTGAGTACGTACAAGAGAGAGATCACTGAAGAGAATCACTCTGAATGTGTTGAATATGGGAGAACCTTCTTTCCTAACTCCTCTTTCCTGTTACATCACATGAATGCCTCCGAAGAAAATCACTGTGGACTGGGTACTTGTGGGAAATCGTTATGTGTTACGTCTACCCTTTTGAAACCTCATGGGGCACGTATGAAACCCTCGGAGTGTAGTGAGAGTGGGGATCATTTCCGGGGGGATTTATGCCTTCCACAACTTCAAACAAATCATAAAGGAGAGAAACACTTTGAatgcaatgaatgtgggaaagccttttgGGAGAAGTCCCACCTCACTCGACATCAGAGGATACACACGGGAGAGAAACGCTTTCAGTGTGATGAATGTGGAAAAACTTTCTGGGAGAAGTCAGACCTCACGAAACATCAGAGATCACACACA GGGGAGAAGCCCTATGTGTGCAACGAATGTGGTAAAGCCTTCAGCCACAAGTCAGCCCTCACGTTACACCAGAGaacacacacaggggagaaaccCTATCAATGTAGCGCATGTGGGAAAACTTTTTACCAGAAGTCAGACCTCACCAAACACCAGAGAACACACACAGGGTTGAAACCCTATGAATGCtatgaatgtgggaaatctttctGTATGAATTCACACCTTACAGTGCATCAGAGAactcatacaggagagaaaccatTTGAATGTCCTGACTGTGGGAAATCTTTCTGTCAGAAGTCACATCTTACACAACATCAGAGAACCCATGTAGGGGATAAGCCCTACAAATGTAATGCATGCGGGAAAACTTTCTACCACAAGTCAGTTCTCACTAGGCATCAGATAATTCATACAGGGTTGAAACCTTATGAATGTTACGAATGTGGAAAAACCTTCTGCTTGAAGTCTGACCTCACAGTGcatcagagaactcacacaggGGAGAAACCCTTTGTGTGTCCTGAATGTGGGAAATTCTTCAGCCATAAGTCTACCCTCTCTCAACATTACAGGAcacatacaggagagaaacccttCGAATGTCACGAATgtggaaaaatattctataacaAATCGTATCTGACTAAACACAATAGgacacacacaggggagaaaccctacgaatgtaatgaatgtgggaaaacttTCTGCCAGAAGTCTCAGCTCACTCAGCACCAGAGAATCCACataggagagaaaccctatgagtgTAATGAATGTGGAAAGGCTTTCTGTCACAAATCAGCTCTAATTGTGCACCAGAGAACTCATAGAGAAGAAAAGCcctataaatgtaatgaatgtgggaagtcTTTCTGTGTGAAGTCAGGGCTTACTTTACATCAGAGAAAACACACaggggagaaaccctatgaatgtaacgAATGTGGGAAATCCTTCAGTCACAAATCATCCCTCACAGTGCATTATAGGGCTCACACAGGGGAGAAATCTTGTcagtgtaatgaatgtgggaaaattTTTTACCGAAAATCAGACCTTGCTAAGCATCAGAGGTCACACACAGGTGAGAAGCCCTATGAATGTAACACATGTGGAAAAACTTTCTCTCAGAAGTCAAACCTCATTGTACATCAGAGAACACA